From the Oleiphilus messinensis genome, one window contains:
- a CDS encoding DUF4892 domain-containing protein: MIMIRLPDYLCLLRHAQRSLGRFVVVLTLFALSHSVLSETLPSLDPYPYSRLERSDSIRDPDFPVVLSAVKRVNNAVRLDKEQRFDVQGSWSLYRVEGGHTAVQAFQHYERRIGAINGSLMYQCKGRDCGESNTWANDIFREAVLYGKDREQHYAVFRVNAPEAGLYVIYTVERGNRRVYVYVQELSLNSRGLENGSQGNALKRIISVPADEKLDLEFSSLENEIDQLKTMLAQNAHLNLYIVGHTARTVSPTSEVLVQTRQYRTVRQWEEASLAMAKRVRDWLLKRGLPEQRLIYKGVGPLAPHPDVALDGHRVELLLITQ; this comes from the coding sequence ATGATTATGATACGTCTACCGGATTACCTCTGCTTGTTGCGACATGCACAGCGATCATTGGGGCGATTCGTCGTTGTCCTGACACTTTTTGCCCTGAGTCACTCGGTGTTGAGTGAAACACTGCCGTCTCTTGATCCTTATCCCTATTCACGACTGGAGCGTAGCGATAGCATTCGTGACCCTGATTTTCCCGTAGTATTGAGCGCAGTCAAACGTGTGAACAATGCCGTAAGACTGGATAAAGAACAGCGTTTCGATGTGCAGGGAAGTTGGTCTTTATACCGGGTTGAAGGGGGGCACACAGCCGTTCAGGCTTTTCAGCATTACGAGCGCAGAATTGGCGCTATCAATGGTTCGTTAATGTACCAGTGCAAAGGTCGGGATTGCGGCGAGAGCAATACCTGGGCGAATGATATTTTTCGTGAGGCGGTGTTATACGGTAAGGATCGCGAGCAGCATTATGCTGTTTTTCGCGTGAATGCACCCGAAGCGGGTTTATATGTCATCTATACCGTTGAACGCGGCAATCGACGGGTTTATGTTTATGTTCAGGAACTGTCCTTGAATTCCCGCGGATTGGAAAACGGATCTCAGGGCAATGCGTTGAAGCGTATCATCAGTGTCCCAGCGGATGAGAAATTGGATCTGGAATTTTCCAGCCTCGAGAACGAAATTGATCAACTCAAAACCATGCTGGCGCAAAATGCCCATTTAAATCTGTATATTGTTGGCCATACGGCACGGACGGTGTCACCAACTTCGGAAGTGTTGGTACAGACTCGTCAGTATCGCACAGTACGCCAGTGGGAAGAGGCCTCTCTGGCGATGGCGAAACGGGTCAGGGATTGGTTGCTGAAGCGAGGATTACCGGAGCAACGATTGATTTACAAAGGGGTCGGTCCGCTTGCGCCCCATCCAGATGTGGCGTTGGATGGCCATCGTGTTGAACTGCTTCTGATCACTCAATAA
- a CDS encoding alpha/beta fold hydrolase codes for MGLKVTEQSVQTERCRIAFQEWGSPLGEPVLVVHGWLDNAASFCNLMPHLNLEHFRYLVLDLPGHGRSGHLSPAEQYHLLESVLDIQSFLAALGLQKVHYLGHSLGGVIGVIWAATYPEWLHSLILIDSVGPFSDEPEKLPRGLRKAIDKRLSHRNAQPVYTHIHDAVAARMKGITALGEDAAARLVARGIKPCNGGVTWRTDARLRYPSLMRLSEEQVQAILLAVKSPTCVILAKDGLLIRSAVVKKRLACLAQREVHELCGHHHLHLEGSPEAVASVINPFLDKRAHNKT; via the coding sequence ATGGGGTTAAAGGTGACAGAGCAAAGTGTGCAAACCGAGCGTTGCCGGATTGCTTTTCAGGAGTGGGGTAGTCCCCTGGGTGAACCGGTGCTGGTTGTTCATGGCTGGCTGGATAATGCGGCGTCTTTCTGTAACCTGATGCCGCATTTGAATCTTGAGCACTTCCGTTATCTGGTGCTGGACTTGCCCGGTCACGGACGAAGTGGTCATTTGAGCCCTGCTGAGCAATACCATTTGCTTGAGTCTGTTCTGGATATTCAGTCCTTCCTCGCTGCACTTGGCTTGCAAAAGGTTCATTATTTGGGCCACTCTTTAGGGGGCGTAATCGGGGTTATCTGGGCTGCGACCTATCCGGAGTGGTTGCATAGTCTGATTTTAATAGATTCCGTTGGCCCTTTTTCCGATGAGCCGGAGAAACTACCCAGAGGCTTGCGTAAAGCGATCGATAAACGCTTATCTCACCGAAATGCACAACCTGTCTACACTCATATCCATGATGCTGTGGCAGCGAGGATGAAGGGAATTACCGCACTGGGTGAGGATGCGGCAGCACGGCTGGTGGCGCGAGGTATCAAGCCCTGTAATGGCGGTGTAACCTGGCGCACAGATGCCCGATTGCGGTACCCTTCCTTGATGCGTTTGTCAGAAGAGCAGGTTCAGGCGATATTACTTGCGGTTAAATCTCCAACCTGTGTTATTCTCGCTAAAGATGGACTCCTGATTCGCAGTGCCGTTGTGAAAAAACGGCTAGCTTGTCTGGCGCAACGCGAAGTGCATGAGCTGTGTGGACATCATCATCTTCACCTGGAGGGGAGTCCTGAAGCTGTAGCGTCTGTTATCAATCCTTTTTTAGACAAAAGAGCACATAATAAAACATGA